From one Coffea eugenioides isolate CCC68of chromosome 11, Ceug_1.0, whole genome shotgun sequence genomic stretch:
- the LOC113753983 gene encoding uncharacterized protein LOC113753983: protein MVGQPTVTKPSRSDEVVDADQQQQITNQVRAHFESLAPNRPTKPNRSESDSTSTPPITSYVPDQHGFAVPELDKLRSLQSQSHATLFGTSPVVQEEFMETHYYEELDSVDKQHHKTGSGFIKVASEINGNDYDLRLENNHGGIREVVFKTNPATNEWIPSLDNHQVACKSSKPDRSESS from the exons ATGGTGGGACAGCCGACGGTGACCAAACCTAGCCGGAGCGATGAGGTGGTAGATGCAGATCAGCAACAACAGATCACCAACCAGGTCAGAGCCCACTTCGAGTCCCTGGCACCCAACCGACCCACCAAGCCCAATAGAAGCGAATCGGATTCTACATCCACCCCACCAATAACATCCTACGTCCCTGATCAACACGGCTTCGCTGTCCCGGAGCTGGACAAGCTTAGATCTCTTCAATCTCAATCTCAT GCAACTTTATTTGGCACGAGCCCAGTGGTGCAAGAAGAGTTCATGGAGACCCATTACTATGAAGAATTGGATTCCGTTGACAAACAGCACCATAAG ACGGGAAGCGGTTTCATAAAGGTGGCGAGCGAGATCAACGGAAATGATTATGATCTTCGGCTGGAGAATAATCACGGAGGAATTAGAGAGGTGGTTTTCAAAACCAACCCGGCAACGAACGAGTGGATTCCCAGCCTTGATAACCATCAG GTTGCATGCAAGTCTTCCAAACCCGACCGGAGTGAGAGCTCTTAG